In bacterium, the following proteins share a genomic window:
- a CDS encoding nucleotidyltransferase: MDTEGLLKLLKENRVDFVIIGATCFPVYGYVRTTLDIDIFIRPERQNAERTLKALKEFGYDITDVSIEDLLNKKVLIRQYVVETDIHPFVKGITFERVWKNKKEAPFGETMVFFSSLDDLIKMKKAAGRPQDLEDIKYLITLKEKQRKK, encoded by the coding sequence ATGGACACAGAAGGGCTTTTGAAATTGTTAAAAGAAAATAGGGTTGATTTTGTGATAATAGGTGCAACCTGTTTTCCTGTATATGGCTATGTAAGGACAACATTGGATATTGATATCTTTATAAGACCAGAAAGACAAAATGCAGAAAGGACACTCAAGGCTTTAAAGGAATTTGGCTATGATATTACTGATGTTTCAATAGAAGATTTGTTGAATAAAAAGGTATTAATAAGGCAATATGTGGTGGAGACAGACATTCATCCATTTGTGAAGGGAATAACCTTTGAGAGAGTTTGGAAGAACAAGAAAGAAGCACCTTTTGGAGAAACAATGGTATTCTTTTCCTCATTGGATGATCTTATTAAGATGAAGAAGGCTGCAGGAAGGCCGCAGGATTTAGAGGATATTAAATATCTAATAACATTGAAGGAAAAACAAAGAAAGAAATGA